A genome region from Bombus pyrosoma isolate SC7728 linkage group LG14, ASM1482585v1, whole genome shotgun sequence includes the following:
- the LOC122575013 gene encoding glutamate receptor ionotropic, delta-2 isoform X4 — MPSQLAVTSWNDMPFSGIVEENGKWVGKGYAFYIFDLLSTKLNFTYTIIPPKEHILGDKSSGILGLLYEKKVDVAVAFLPVLPEIGQYCTFSAPLDETKLTAVMKRPQESATGSGLLAPFERTVWLLVLISLIFVGPIIYLFASMRAKLWHDPSSENFSLSSCFWFVYSSLLKQGTNIVATTDSTRMLFATWWIFILILTSFYTANLTAFLTKPQFTLSISSLQDIVHKGYSWITYKGRTIDFLLSQNQENDLSLLNVSKLQGKGVFKYYEHSRAILESVTTKRLFLAEAHYLQTLIFKDYMNKTRHHLQHNSRCTYVIMPGSILITSRAFGFPHGSTFEKRFNRLLLRLIETGIIHRTKQEDLPLAEICPVDLRSSERQLRNTDLLLTYKVVVGGYTIAAIIFLFEFIYAFILYRVQNGKRKACCYLPCCGPNKRPQNPLNSNLPAQNYMMMLKRSPPAIYQHPDNVLIQKKQQFINGRSYYVVTNPYGDRKLIPIRTPSAFLFQYAA, encoded by the exons aTGCCGTCGCAACTAGCAGTAACATCTTGGAAT gaCATGCCTTTCTCAGgaattgtagaagaaaatggaaagtgGGTCGGTAAAGGATatgcattttacatttttgacTTACTCagtacgaaattaaatttcacctATACCATTATTCCACCAAAAGAACATATTTTGGGTGATAAAAGTAGCGGTATTCTTGGTTTACTTTACGAGAAG aaAGTAGACGTAGCTGTTGCGTTTCTTCCCGTATTACCGGAAATTGGACAATATTGTACGTTCAGCGCTCCACtagatgaaacgaaattaactGCTGTGATGAAGAGACCTCAGGAATCAGCTACAGGTTCTGGTCTTCTGGCACCATTCGAAAGAACCGTCTGGCTATTagttttaatatcattaatttttgtGGGAccaattatttatcttttcgcCAGTATGAG AGCAAAATTATGGCACGATCCAAGTTCTGAAAACTTCAGTTTGTCCTCTTGCTTCTGGTTCGTTTATAGTTCTCTGTTGAAACAAGGAACGAATATTGTTGCTACAACAG ATTCAACACGAATGCTTTTCGCTACATGgtggatttttatattgattttgaCATCTTTTTACACGGCAAATCTCACAGCGTTTCTTACAAAACCTCAATTTACGCTCTCTATTAGTTCCCTACAAGATATTGTTCACAAGGGATACAGCTGGATCACCTATAAGGGACGAACgattgattttcttctttctcaa AATCAGGAGAACGATTTGAGTTTATTGAACGTAAGCAAATTGCAAGGAAAAGGTGTTTTTAAGTACTATGAGCATTCAAGAGCTATTTTAGAATCAGTTACTACCA AAAGACTTTTCCTAGCAGAGGCACATTACTTGCaaactttaatattcaaagaCTACATGAATAAAACGCGTCATCATTTACAACATAACTCGCGTTGTACGTATGTTATAATGCCTGGTAGCATTTTAATAACCAGCCGTGCCTTTGGCTTTCCCCATGGTTCAACTTTTGAAAAACGTTTCAATAGATT GCTGTTAAGATTAATAGAGACCGGTATCATACATCGTACGAAGCAAGAAGATCTGCCATTAGCTGAAATCTGTCCAGTTGATCTTCGTTCAAGCGAGAGACAATTGCGAAATACTGATCTTCTTTTAACATACAAAGTTGTCGTGGGTGGATATACAATTGCtgcaattatctttttatttgaatttatttacgCGTTTATATTGTACCGAGTACAAAATGGTAAAAGAAAAGCATGCTGCTATCTGCCTTGTTGTGGTCCAAACAAAAGACCACAAAATCCTTTAAATAGCAATCTTCCAGCACAAAATTATATGATGATGTTAAAAAGAAGTCCTCCAGCGATTTATCAACATCCTGACAATGTTTTGATACAAAAAAAGCAACAATTTATCAATGGAAGAAGTTATTATGTGGTTACTAATCCATATGGTGATCGAAAATTAATTCCTATTAGAACTCCTTctgcttttttatttcaatatgcAGCCTga
- the LOC122575013 gene encoding glutamate receptor ionotropic, delta-2 isoform X1, translating into MFILLEGDNAYTSHYVNVGRVTISQDVTCTSVSIYTASFFIQEYTRYVHGEDNVANSKNNEEMPSQLAVTSWNDMPFSGIVEENGKWVGKGYAFYIFDLLSTKLNFTYTIIPPKEHILGDKSSGILGLLYEKKVDVAVAFLPVLPEIGQYCTFSAPLDETKLTAVMKRPQESATGSGLLAPFERTVWLLVLISLIFVGPIIYLFASMRAKLWHDPSSENFSLSSCFWFVYSSLLKQGTNIVATTDSTRMLFATWWIFILILTSFYTANLTAFLTKPQFTLSISSLQDIVHKGYSWITYKGRTIDFLLSQNQENDLSLLNVSKLQGKGVFKYYEHSRAILESVTTKRLFLAEAHYLQTLIFKDYMNKTRHHLQHNSRCTYVIMPGSILITSRAFGFPHGSTFEKRFNRLLLRLIETGIIHRTKQEDLPLAEICPVDLRSSERQLRNTDLLLTYKVVVGGYTIAAIIFLFEFIYAFILYRVQNGKRKACCYLPCCGPNKRPQNPLNSNLPAQNYMMMLKRSPPAIYQHPDNVLIQKKQQFINGRSYYVVTNPYGDRKLIPIRTPSAFLFQYAA; encoded by the exons ATGTTTATACTACTCGAAGGCGATAATGCGTATACCAGTCACTACGTAAACGTTGGTCGGGTCACTATTAGCCAGGATGTGACCTGCACGTCAGTATCGATTTACACAG catctttttttattcaagaaTATACTCGGTATGTTCATGGTGAAG aTAATGTGgcaaatagtaaaaataatgaagaaaTGCCGTCGCAACTAGCAGTAACATCTTGGAAT gaCATGCCTTTCTCAGgaattgtagaagaaaatggaaagtgGGTCGGTAAAGGATatgcattttacatttttgacTTACTCagtacgaaattaaatttcacctATACCATTATTCCACCAAAAGAACATATTTTGGGTGATAAAAGTAGCGGTATTCTTGGTTTACTTTACGAGAAG aaAGTAGACGTAGCTGTTGCGTTTCTTCCCGTATTACCGGAAATTGGACAATATTGTACGTTCAGCGCTCCACtagatgaaacgaaattaactGCTGTGATGAAGAGACCTCAGGAATCAGCTACAGGTTCTGGTCTTCTGGCACCATTCGAAAGAACCGTCTGGCTATTagttttaatatcattaatttttgtGGGAccaattatttatcttttcgcCAGTATGAG AGCAAAATTATGGCACGATCCAAGTTCTGAAAACTTCAGTTTGTCCTCTTGCTTCTGGTTCGTTTATAGTTCTCTGTTGAAACAAGGAACGAATATTGTTGCTACAACAG ATTCAACACGAATGCTTTTCGCTACATGgtggatttttatattgattttgaCATCTTTTTACACGGCAAATCTCACAGCGTTTCTTACAAAACCTCAATTTACGCTCTCTATTAGTTCCCTACAAGATATTGTTCACAAGGGATACAGCTGGATCACCTATAAGGGACGAACgattgattttcttctttctcaa AATCAGGAGAACGATTTGAGTTTATTGAACGTAAGCAAATTGCAAGGAAAAGGTGTTTTTAAGTACTATGAGCATTCAAGAGCTATTTTAGAATCAGTTACTACCA AAAGACTTTTCCTAGCAGAGGCACATTACTTGCaaactttaatattcaaagaCTACATGAATAAAACGCGTCATCATTTACAACATAACTCGCGTTGTACGTATGTTATAATGCCTGGTAGCATTTTAATAACCAGCCGTGCCTTTGGCTTTCCCCATGGTTCAACTTTTGAAAAACGTTTCAATAGATT GCTGTTAAGATTAATAGAGACCGGTATCATACATCGTACGAAGCAAGAAGATCTGCCATTAGCTGAAATCTGTCCAGTTGATCTTCGTTCAAGCGAGAGACAATTGCGAAATACTGATCTTCTTTTAACATACAAAGTTGTCGTGGGTGGATATACAATTGCtgcaattatctttttatttgaatttatttacgCGTTTATATTGTACCGAGTACAAAATGGTAAAAGAAAAGCATGCTGCTATCTGCCTTGTTGTGGTCCAAACAAAAGACCACAAAATCCTTTAAATAGCAATCTTCCAGCACAAAATTATATGATGATGTTAAAAAGAAGTCCTCCAGCGATTTATCAACATCCTGACAATGTTTTGATACAAAAAAAGCAACAATTTATCAATGGAAGAAGTTATTATGTGGTTACTAATCCATATGGTGATCGAAAATTAATTCCTATTAGAACTCCTTctgcttttttatttcaatatgcAGCCTga
- the LOC122575015 gene encoding zinc finger protein GLI4-like isoform X1, translating to MGQGTDTCTDRPAEVSVIRFVSRNRTIEEIAPKKEVYTCKQRGCGKTFTNQDEYKTHEALEALKIRFICREPGCGEELSDPGSMWRHYQEWHNNETNVFICPYTNCGSLHTTSINLEEHIENCHRQPSTLPTEPEVICFEDPENAMDEEIVQSTEECYEKRTNESFGIKVCQYDDNNEQNLLRSDTAQQQKNEVSHDQNTANDSSKEDYSSISESLNEAGTFSMNENLILNAENFLSKYESNTNKCPELQSEHSQEKINVVYVNGDITITKNTKNEMCSINSRNQDHRIELDNLEKIFRNELDRDISKSEENTMETNSNCSDDEEYTPKKQRMSRYKQEIYKCAVNGCGRKYKYISHYRHHQDSHKLAANTISSNSSKSILKLKQGKASTVSFFLCKIPGCGAQVSNVTGLWKHYQDNHANSKLPIVQETAKSNEVFRCKIPGCESEFSTTLMLYKHFTEVHSNGTGNNASTNTKTGNGSSFHYTEIFKDDTTNPQANFKTDFKAKNNINVNDCTISTNDQRSSSVVKKETRD from the exons ATGGGCCAGGGTACGGATACATGCACAGATAGGCCTGCTGAAGTTAGCGTCATCAGATTCGTATCTAGGAATCGTACTATCGAGGAAATAGCCCCCAAAAAG GAAGTATATACTTGTAAACAACGGGGCTGTGGCAAGACATTTACTAATCAAGATGAATACAAAACACATGAAGCTCTTGAGGCTTTAAAAATTAGGTTTAT ctGTCGAGAACCAGGATGTGGAGAAGAACTGTCTGATCCTGGAAGCATGTGGCGCCATTATCAAGAATGGcataataatgaaacaaatgtatttatatgtcCATACACAAATTGTGGATCTTTACATACAACCAGTATCAATCTAGAAGAACATATCGAAAACTGCCATAGACAACCATCAACGTTGCCCACTGAACCAGAAGTAATATGTTTTGAAGATCCTGAAAATGCAATGGATGAGGAAATAGTACAAAGCACAGAGGAATGTTATGAGAAGAGAACAAATGAATCTTTTGGGATAAAAGTATGTCAGtatgatgataataatgagCAAAATCTTCTCAGAAGTGATACTGCACAGCAACAAAAAAATGAGGTTTCTCATGATCAAAATACTGCAAATGATAGTTCAAAAGAAGATTATTCTTCCATTAGCGAATCTTTAAATGAAGCAGGCACATTTtctatgaatgaaaatttaattctaaatgCAGAGAATTTTCTATCTAAATATGAGAGTAACACAAACAAATGTCCAGAACTGCAAAGTGAACATTCccaagaaaaaataaatgtagttTATGTAAATGGTGATATTACCATtacgaaaaatacaaaaaatgaaatgtgcAGTATAAATTCTAGAAATCAAGACCACAGAATTGAACTAGATAATCTAGAAAAGATTTTCAGAAATGAACTTGATcgtgatatttcaaaatccGAGGAGAATACTATGGAAACAAACAGTAACTGTTCGGATGATGAAGAATACACTCCAAAGAAGCAACGTATGTCTAGGTACAAgcaagaaatttataaatgtgcGGTTAATGGCTGTGggagaaaatacaaatacatatcCCATTATCGTCATCACCAAGATAGTCATAAATTAGCTGCCAATACAATTAGTTCAAATTCTAGCAAATCAATACTGAAATTAAAACAAGGAAAAGCCTCAACCGTCAGTTTTTTCTT aTGCAAGATCCCTGGCTGTGGTGCTCAGGTGAGCAATGTAACTGGTTTATGGAAACATTACCAGGACAATCATGCTAATTCAAAACTGCCAATAGTACAAGAAACTGCTAAAAGCAATGAAGTATTTCG TTGTAAAATACCTGGATGTGAATCAGAGTTTAGTACAACACTAATGCTGTACAAACACTTCACTGAAGTGCATTCAAATGGCACTGGCAATAATGCTAGCACAAATACAAAGACTGGGAATGGGAGTAGTTTTCAttatactgaaatatttaaagatgatACTACTAACCCACAAGCAAATTTTAAGACTGACTTTAAAgcaaagaataatattaatgtaaatgaCTGTACGATAAGTACTAATGATCAAAGATCATCATCAGTTGTTAAGAAGGAAACACGGGATTGA
- the LOC122575013 gene encoding glutamate receptor ionotropic, delta-2 isoform X2, translating to MFILLEGDNAYTSHYVNVGRVTISQDVTCTSVSIYTDNVANSKNNEEMPSQLAVTSWNDMPFSGIVEENGKWVGKGYAFYIFDLLSTKLNFTYTIIPPKEHILGDKSSGILGLLYEKKVDVAVAFLPVLPEIGQYCTFSAPLDETKLTAVMKRPQESATGSGLLAPFERTVWLLVLISLIFVGPIIYLFASMRAKLWHDPSSENFSLSSCFWFVYSSLLKQGTNIVATTDSTRMLFATWWIFILILTSFYTANLTAFLTKPQFTLSISSLQDIVHKGYSWITYKGRTIDFLLSQNQENDLSLLNVSKLQGKGVFKYYEHSRAILESVTTKRLFLAEAHYLQTLIFKDYMNKTRHHLQHNSRCTYVIMPGSILITSRAFGFPHGSTFEKRFNRLLLRLIETGIIHRTKQEDLPLAEICPVDLRSSERQLRNTDLLLTYKVVVGGYTIAAIIFLFEFIYAFILYRVQNGKRKACCYLPCCGPNKRPQNPLNSNLPAQNYMMMLKRSPPAIYQHPDNVLIQKKQQFINGRSYYVVTNPYGDRKLIPIRTPSAFLFQYAA from the exons ATGTTTATACTACTCGAAGGCGATAATGCGTATACCAGTCACTACGTAAACGTTGGTCGGGTCACTATTAGCCAGGATGTGACCTGCACGTCAGTATCGATTTACACAG aTAATGTGgcaaatagtaaaaataatgaagaaaTGCCGTCGCAACTAGCAGTAACATCTTGGAAT gaCATGCCTTTCTCAGgaattgtagaagaaaatggaaagtgGGTCGGTAAAGGATatgcattttacatttttgacTTACTCagtacgaaattaaatttcacctATACCATTATTCCACCAAAAGAACATATTTTGGGTGATAAAAGTAGCGGTATTCTTGGTTTACTTTACGAGAAG aaAGTAGACGTAGCTGTTGCGTTTCTTCCCGTATTACCGGAAATTGGACAATATTGTACGTTCAGCGCTCCACtagatgaaacgaaattaactGCTGTGATGAAGAGACCTCAGGAATCAGCTACAGGTTCTGGTCTTCTGGCACCATTCGAAAGAACCGTCTGGCTATTagttttaatatcattaatttttgtGGGAccaattatttatcttttcgcCAGTATGAG AGCAAAATTATGGCACGATCCAAGTTCTGAAAACTTCAGTTTGTCCTCTTGCTTCTGGTTCGTTTATAGTTCTCTGTTGAAACAAGGAACGAATATTGTTGCTACAACAG ATTCAACACGAATGCTTTTCGCTACATGgtggatttttatattgattttgaCATCTTTTTACACGGCAAATCTCACAGCGTTTCTTACAAAACCTCAATTTACGCTCTCTATTAGTTCCCTACAAGATATTGTTCACAAGGGATACAGCTGGATCACCTATAAGGGACGAACgattgattttcttctttctcaa AATCAGGAGAACGATTTGAGTTTATTGAACGTAAGCAAATTGCAAGGAAAAGGTGTTTTTAAGTACTATGAGCATTCAAGAGCTATTTTAGAATCAGTTACTACCA AAAGACTTTTCCTAGCAGAGGCACATTACTTGCaaactttaatattcaaagaCTACATGAATAAAACGCGTCATCATTTACAACATAACTCGCGTTGTACGTATGTTATAATGCCTGGTAGCATTTTAATAACCAGCCGTGCCTTTGGCTTTCCCCATGGTTCAACTTTTGAAAAACGTTTCAATAGATT GCTGTTAAGATTAATAGAGACCGGTATCATACATCGTACGAAGCAAGAAGATCTGCCATTAGCTGAAATCTGTCCAGTTGATCTTCGTTCAAGCGAGAGACAATTGCGAAATACTGATCTTCTTTTAACATACAAAGTTGTCGTGGGTGGATATACAATTGCtgcaattatctttttatttgaatttatttacgCGTTTATATTGTACCGAGTACAAAATGGTAAAAGAAAAGCATGCTGCTATCTGCCTTGTTGTGGTCCAAACAAAAGACCACAAAATCCTTTAAATAGCAATCTTCCAGCACAAAATTATATGATGATGTTAAAAAGAAGTCCTCCAGCGATTTATCAACATCCTGACAATGTTTTGATACAAAAAAAGCAACAATTTATCAATGGAAGAAGTTATTATGTGGTTACTAATCCATATGGTGATCGAAAATTAATTCCTATTAGAACTCCTTctgcttttttatttcaatatgcAGCCTga
- the LOC122575013 gene encoding glutamate receptor ionotropic, delta-2 isoform X3 has protein sequence MHTLYLLLLIASFFIQEYTRYVHGEDNVANSKNNEEMPSQLAVTSWNDMPFSGIVEENGKWVGKGYAFYIFDLLSTKLNFTYTIIPPKEHILGDKSSGILGLLYEKKVDVAVAFLPVLPEIGQYCTFSAPLDETKLTAVMKRPQESATGSGLLAPFERTVWLLVLISLIFVGPIIYLFASMRAKLWHDPSSENFSLSSCFWFVYSSLLKQGTNIVATTDSTRMLFATWWIFILILTSFYTANLTAFLTKPQFTLSISSLQDIVHKGYSWITYKGRTIDFLLSQNQENDLSLLNVSKLQGKGVFKYYEHSRAILESVTTKRLFLAEAHYLQTLIFKDYMNKTRHHLQHNSRCTYVIMPGSILITSRAFGFPHGSTFEKRFNRLLLRLIETGIIHRTKQEDLPLAEICPVDLRSSERQLRNTDLLLTYKVVVGGYTIAAIIFLFEFIYAFILYRVQNGKRKACCYLPCCGPNKRPQNPLNSNLPAQNYMMMLKRSPPAIYQHPDNVLIQKKQQFINGRSYYVVTNPYGDRKLIPIRTPSAFLFQYAA, from the exons ATGCACACTCTTTATTTGTTACTTCTTATAgcatctttttttattcaagaaTATACTCGGTATGTTCATGGTGAAG aTAATGTGgcaaatagtaaaaataatgaagaaaTGCCGTCGCAACTAGCAGTAACATCTTGGAAT gaCATGCCTTTCTCAGgaattgtagaagaaaatggaaagtgGGTCGGTAAAGGATatgcattttacatttttgacTTACTCagtacgaaattaaatttcacctATACCATTATTCCACCAAAAGAACATATTTTGGGTGATAAAAGTAGCGGTATTCTTGGTTTACTTTACGAGAAG aaAGTAGACGTAGCTGTTGCGTTTCTTCCCGTATTACCGGAAATTGGACAATATTGTACGTTCAGCGCTCCACtagatgaaacgaaattaactGCTGTGATGAAGAGACCTCAGGAATCAGCTACAGGTTCTGGTCTTCTGGCACCATTCGAAAGAACCGTCTGGCTATTagttttaatatcattaatttttgtGGGAccaattatttatcttttcgcCAGTATGAG AGCAAAATTATGGCACGATCCAAGTTCTGAAAACTTCAGTTTGTCCTCTTGCTTCTGGTTCGTTTATAGTTCTCTGTTGAAACAAGGAACGAATATTGTTGCTACAACAG ATTCAACACGAATGCTTTTCGCTACATGgtggatttttatattgattttgaCATCTTTTTACACGGCAAATCTCACAGCGTTTCTTACAAAACCTCAATTTACGCTCTCTATTAGTTCCCTACAAGATATTGTTCACAAGGGATACAGCTGGATCACCTATAAGGGACGAACgattgattttcttctttctcaa AATCAGGAGAACGATTTGAGTTTATTGAACGTAAGCAAATTGCAAGGAAAAGGTGTTTTTAAGTACTATGAGCATTCAAGAGCTATTTTAGAATCAGTTACTACCA AAAGACTTTTCCTAGCAGAGGCACATTACTTGCaaactttaatattcaaagaCTACATGAATAAAACGCGTCATCATTTACAACATAACTCGCGTTGTACGTATGTTATAATGCCTGGTAGCATTTTAATAACCAGCCGTGCCTTTGGCTTTCCCCATGGTTCAACTTTTGAAAAACGTTTCAATAGATT GCTGTTAAGATTAATAGAGACCGGTATCATACATCGTACGAAGCAAGAAGATCTGCCATTAGCTGAAATCTGTCCAGTTGATCTTCGTTCAAGCGAGAGACAATTGCGAAATACTGATCTTCTTTTAACATACAAAGTTGTCGTGGGTGGATATACAATTGCtgcaattatctttttatttgaatttatttacgCGTTTATATTGTACCGAGTACAAAATGGTAAAAGAAAAGCATGCTGCTATCTGCCTTGTTGTGGTCCAAACAAAAGACCACAAAATCCTTTAAATAGCAATCTTCCAGCACAAAATTATATGATGATGTTAAAAAGAAGTCCTCCAGCGATTTATCAACATCCTGACAATGTTTTGATACAAAAAAAGCAACAATTTATCAATGGAAGAAGTTATTATGTGGTTACTAATCCATATGGTGATCGAAAATTAATTCCTATTAGAACTCCTTctgcttttttatttcaatatgcAGCCTga
- the LOC122575015 gene encoding uncharacterized protein LOC122575015 isoform X2, translating to MGQGTDTCTDRPAEVSVIRFVSRNRTIEEIAPKKEVYTCKQRGCGKTFTNQDEYKTHEALEALKIRFICREPGCGEELSDPGSMWRHYQEWHNNETNVFICPYTNCGSLHTTSINLEEHIENCHRQPSTLPTEPEVICFEDPENAMDEEIVQSTEECYEKRTNESFGIKVCQYDDNNEQNLLRSDTAQQQKNEVSHDQNTANDSSKEDYSSISESLNEAGTFSMNENLILNAENFLSKYESNTNKCPELQSEHSQEKINVVYVNGDITITKNTKNEMCSINSRNQDHRIELDNLEKIFRNELDRDISKSEENTMETNSNCSDDEEYTPKKQRMSRCKIPGCGAQVSNVTGLWKHYQDNHANSKLPIVQETAKSNEVFRCKIPGCESEFSTTLMLYKHFTEVHSNGTGNNASTNTKTGNGSSFHYTEIFKDDTTNPQANFKTDFKAKNNINVNDCTISTNDQRSSSVVKKETRD from the exons ATGGGCCAGGGTACGGATACATGCACAGATAGGCCTGCTGAAGTTAGCGTCATCAGATTCGTATCTAGGAATCGTACTATCGAGGAAATAGCCCCCAAAAAG GAAGTATATACTTGTAAACAACGGGGCTGTGGCAAGACATTTACTAATCAAGATGAATACAAAACACATGAAGCTCTTGAGGCTTTAAAAATTAGGTTTAT ctGTCGAGAACCAGGATGTGGAGAAGAACTGTCTGATCCTGGAAGCATGTGGCGCCATTATCAAGAATGGcataataatgaaacaaatgtatttatatgtcCATACACAAATTGTGGATCTTTACATACAACCAGTATCAATCTAGAAGAACATATCGAAAACTGCCATAGACAACCATCAACGTTGCCCACTGAACCAGAAGTAATATGTTTTGAAGATCCTGAAAATGCAATGGATGAGGAAATAGTACAAAGCACAGAGGAATGTTATGAGAAGAGAACAAATGAATCTTTTGGGATAAAAGTATGTCAGtatgatgataataatgagCAAAATCTTCTCAGAAGTGATACTGCACAGCAACAAAAAAATGAGGTTTCTCATGATCAAAATACTGCAAATGATAGTTCAAAAGAAGATTATTCTTCCATTAGCGAATCTTTAAATGAAGCAGGCACATTTtctatgaatgaaaatttaattctaaatgCAGAGAATTTTCTATCTAAATATGAGAGTAACACAAACAAATGTCCAGAACTGCAAAGTGAACATTCccaagaaaaaataaatgtagttTATGTAAATGGTGATATTACCATtacgaaaaatacaaaaaatgaaatgtgcAGTATAAATTCTAGAAATCAAGACCACAGAATTGAACTAGATAATCTAGAAAAGATTTTCAGAAATGAACTTGATcgtgatatttcaaaatccGAGGAGAATACTATGGAAACAAACAGTAACTGTTCGGATGATGAAGAATACACTCCAAAGAAGCAACGTATGTCTAG aTGCAAGATCCCTGGCTGTGGTGCTCAGGTGAGCAATGTAACTGGTTTATGGAAACATTACCAGGACAATCATGCTAATTCAAAACTGCCAATAGTACAAGAAACTGCTAAAAGCAATGAAGTATTTCG TTGTAAAATACCTGGATGTGAATCAGAGTTTAGTACAACACTAATGCTGTACAAACACTTCACTGAAGTGCATTCAAATGGCACTGGCAATAATGCTAGCACAAATACAAAGACTGGGAATGGGAGTAGTTTTCAttatactgaaatatttaaagatgatACTACTAACCCACAAGCAAATTTTAAGACTGACTTTAAAgcaaagaataatattaatgtaaatgaCTGTACGATAAGTACTAATGATCAAAGATCATCATCAGTTGTTAAGAAGGAAACACGGGATTGA